The following is a genomic window from Desulfuromonas sp..
TATATGGTCTCCCCCCGCTTTGCAAGGGCTTGTGAACTGAATGACAGGGACAGGATTGCTGCCGTATATCCGGCCTCTCTGTGAGAGAACTCAATCTCTCGGGCCTCAATGATTTTCGCGCGTATCGTCCTTATCACTCAAACGGTCTCTTCCGACCTGCGAGCGAGCCAGGTTTTCGATACGCCGGTCTGACCTGTGTTGTAATTGCTTGCCACAGAGCCTTCGCAATTTCTGGTGGGAAACTCCCTGTTTGTTGCGGGTTGAAGTTAGCGAGCCGTTTGCACTGAGCCAGGTTGATAATGGGTGTTGTGTCGCAAGACGGCCCAGCCGATGCGCGCCATTTTGTTGGCCAAAGCCACGACGGCCTTGTTCCAACCCCGGTCTTCACGGAGGCGGTTGATCCATCGACTCAAGGGGTCATCCCTCCCCGCGGCCTGTGTGACCACAGATCGGGCACCATGGACCAGTAAGGTGCGCAGATACTTGTCGCCCCGTTTGCTGATGCCAAGCAGGTTGTTCTTGCCGCCACTGCTGTGCTGGCGTGGAACTAGGCCCAGAGACGCCGCGACATCTCGTCCCCGGGCATAGGTTCGGCCATCGCCGATGGCGCTGCGGAAGGCGCTGGACACGATCGGTCCAAAACCTGGAACGGTCTGCAGCCGCTGACAAGCATCATCCTGCCGACCCAAGAGCTCGAGTTCGGCCGTGTAGAAAGCGATATGGCCTTCGATTTCTGCAAGTTGTTCATAGCGCCGTGCCAGCAGGTTCCGGAAACGATCGCTCAATCCGTTCTCCGCATCCTCCAGGATCTCCGGGATGGCCCTGCGCAAGGCAGCGAGCCCTTTGGGCAAGACAATGCCGTATTCACCAAGTAACCCGCGGGTGGAGTTGCTGAGCGCTGTCCGTTCTTTCACGCACTTGGATCGCATCCGGTGAAGAGCCTGCATGTCCTGCTCTTCCACTGTTTTGATCGCCACAAATGGCATGTCTGGCCGAGTCAGGGCCTCGGCAATAGCACGAGAGTCGTTATAGTCGTTCTTGTTTCCCCGCAGATAGGGTTTTACGTATTGGGGAGGTATCAACTTCACCTCATGGCCCAGGGTACGCAACTCTCGTCCCCAGTAATGGGAGCTGGCACAAGCCTCCATGCCGATCCGGCAAGATGGCAACTGGGCAAAGAATTGAAGAACCTGACTGCGCCGGAGCATGCGTTTTTTGACCTCTTTGAACCGCTTGTTGAAGCAGACGACGTGAAAGACGTTTTTTGCCAGGTCCAAACCGACGGTGGTAATATTCATCTTGGTCTCCTNTCGCTCCTCGTTGATGGAAAGTTTCTCTCTCTCCATCATGGCGCATCGACGCCGAAGTAGGTAGCGAGGGGAGACCATTTCATCACTCAAGACGCAAAGCCGCAAAGGAATCAAAAAAGGTGTTCTGGAGTAAACCAGGGACGACCCATCCCCCCTTTCGCCGCCCTCCGAAACTCTCTGAGGAGACAAAAAAGAGGACATCCGGTGCTCCGGATGTCCTCCGACCTGGCCCCGGGCCGAATTCCGGAGCGAAACGTTTTTAAATGGATTACGGCCTTTTCCTGCGATCGGAATCCGGCCTACCCCCGCAGAGCCAGCGGCTTCGCCTTCCCTGCCAGCACCGCCATGGTCAGGCGGGAAACACAGACCAGCTTGTCGCGCTCGTCGTGAATCCGGATCTCCCACACCTGGGCCGAGCGGCCGATCTGCAGGGGCCGGGCGACCCAGGTCACGAAACCGCTACTGACCGGCCGCAGATGGTTGGCGTTGACCTCCTGGCCGACGCAGTACTTCTCCTCGGGGTCGATGCAGAGGTTGGCGGCGACGCTTCCGAGGGTCTCGGCGAGGACCACCGAGGCGCCACCGTGCAGGAGTCCGGCCGGCTGTTTCGTCCTGCGGTCGACCGGCATCCGGGCGGTGAGGCAGTCCTCCCCGATCTCGGTGAACTCGATGGCGAGGTGCTCGAGCATGTTGCCCTCCGACATTATTCTCAGCTCGTCAAGGGAATAGTCGCGATACCAGATGGACATGGTCTGCCCTTTCTCGTCGGTCGTTTAGCGATTCGCCCTGCCCCCGAGGAGGGAGCGCAGGCGTCTTTTGCGGATGGCGCGCTTGATCTCCCCGGCGCGGGCCCGCACCTCTTCGCGACCGCTGGCGATCGACGCCTCGGCCTGGGAAAAGTCGGCCCAGTGGATGCCGCCCGTGCCGGGCGCCAGGACGATGTCGGCATGCCCCACCTGGCAATTGGCCAGGGCGTAGCGGGTGATGGAGTCGGAGCGAAAAACGATGTCGAGGCCGTTGTCCAGGGGCTCCGGCTCCCCGATGTCCCGACTCGTGTCGACGGCGATGACGAATTTCGCCCCCATCTCGCGGGCCGGCGCCACGGGAACGGCGTTGAGCCAACCGCCGTCCACCAGCATCCGGCCGTCCAGCGTCACCGGCTCGAGAATACCGGGGATGGCGCAGGAAGCCGCCACCGCGCGGCGCATGCTTCCCCGCTTGAGCAGGTATTCCTCCCCGGAGACAAGATCGACCGAGGTGGCGCAGAAGGGGATCCGGGCCTCCTCGATGGGGATGTCGTCCACCAGCAGGGCGTAGTGACGGTCCGAGGTCTCCTCGGGGATGAACCCCCGGCGGGTCATGATCCCCGTATAGAAGACCCCCTTGCGGGCGAACTGGGAGAACTTGAAGAAGAGGCCGTCCCCCTCGACGGCGTCCTTCTCCTTCATGAATGCGAACTTGGAGCGGCCAAACTCCTCGCTGTCCAGATAGCCGGCGACCCTCTCCTTGAGCGCCCCCACATCGGGATTGGCGGCGTAGATGGCCCCGATGACCGCCCCCATGCTGGTGCCGACGATGAAGTCCACGGGGATGCGGGCTTCCTCCAGAGCCTCCAGGATGCCGATGTGGGCCAGGGCGCGGGCCGCGCCGCCCCCCAGGGCCAGTCCGACCTTGAAGCGGCTCATTTCAGCACCTCCGTCAGAGCCTCTAACAGGCGAAGATTCTCCCTCTCGCCGCGAACCGCCACCCGCAGGTAGCGCCCGTCGAGGGGGGGGAAGTTGGCGCAGTCCCGGATCAGAATGCCGATCGGCCGCAACGCCGCGGCGATTTCGGCGGCGCCCGGCATCCGTTCCTCCAGGCGGGCCAGCAGGTAGTTGGCCTGCCCGGCAAAGACGGTCATCCCCAACTCTTCCAGGCCCTCCGCCAGGGCGCGGCGCAGGGGCGGGATCGCCTCCAGGGTGCGGCGCCGGAAATCGTTCTCGGCCAGGCAGGCCTTGGCCGCCTCCAGGGCCGGGGTCGACAGGGTCCAGGGCTCCTTGGCCGCGGCGAGGCGGGCGACGCCCCCGGCGGGGCCGGCCAGGTACCCGGCCCGCAGCCCGGCGAGAGCGTAGAACTTGGTCAGGGAGCGGAAGACCCAGAGGTTGTCGAGGACGGGAACGCGGCCGATCACCGACAGGGCGGGGCAGAAATCGACAAAGGCCTCGTCCACCGCCAGCAGGGCCCGGCCGCGCAGGCGGCGGGCGAGTTCCTCCAGGACCTCAGGACCGATGCCGACGCCCGTGGGGTTGGCCGGGTTGGCGAGGAGGACGAGGTCCGTATCGGGATGCAGGGACTCCAGGAGAGCTTCGGGGTCGAGGCGGAAGTCGTCCTCCGGCCGCAGGGCGAAGGCGTCCAGGGCGGTTCCGGCCGAGTGCAGGCTGCGCCCGTATTCGCTGAAAGCGGGAACCACGACGAGAGCCCGGCGGGGGCGCAAGACCCGGGGCAGCAGGTAGAGGAGCT
Proteins encoded in this region:
- a CDS encoding hotdog fold thioesterase, giving the protein MSIWYRDYSLDELRIMSEGNMLEHLAIEFTEIGEDCLTARMPVDRRTKQPAGLLHGGASVVLAETLGSVAANLCIDPEEKYCVGQEVNANHLRPVSSGFVTWVARPLQIGRSAQVWEIRIHDERDKLVCVSRLTMAVLAGKAKPLALRG
- a CDS encoding IS110 family transposase, producing MNITTVGLDLAKNVFHVVCFNKRFKEVKKRMLRRSQVLQFFAQLPSCRIGMEACASSHYWGRELRTLGHEVKLIPPQYVKPYLRGNKNDYNDSRAIAEALTRPDMPFVAIKTVEEQDMQALHRMRSKCVKERTALSNSTRGLLGEYGIVLPKGLAALRRAIPEILEDAENGLSDRFRNLLARRYEQLAEIEGHIAFYTAELELLGRQDDACQRLQTVPGFGPIVSSAFRSAIGDGRTYARGRDVAASLGLVPRQHSSGGKNNLLGISKRGDKYLRTLLVHGARSVVTQAAGRDDPLSRWINRLREDRGWNKAVVALANKMARIGWAVLRHNTHYQPGSVQTAR
- the cobD gene encoding threonine-phosphate decarboxylase CobD, which encodes MTDGQHGGGVLRAARELGRPVAELFDFSASINPLGTPVGALQAAREALDLAGHYPEIAAASLGAALAAHHRLPERCVLPGNGSTELLYLLPRVLRPRRALVVVPAFSEYGRSLHSAGTALDAFALRPEDDFRLDPEALLESLHPDTDLVLLANPANPTGVGIGPEVLEELARRLRGRALLAVDEAFVDFCPALSVIGRVPVLDNLWVFRSLTKFYALAGLRAGYLAGPAGGVARLAAAKEPWTLSTPALEAAKACLAENDFRRRTLEAIPPLRRALAEGLEELGMTVFAGQANYLLARLEERMPGAAEIAAALRPIGILIRDCANFPPLDGRYLRVAVRGERENLRLLEALTEVLK
- a CDS encoding patatin-like phospholipase family protein; its protein translation is MSRFKVGLALGGGAARALAHIGILEALEEARIPVDFIVGTSMGAVIGAIYAANPDVGALKERVAGYLDSEEFGRSKFAFMKEKDAVEGDGLFFKFSQFARKGVFYTGIMTRRGFIPEETSDRHYALLVDDIPIEEARIPFCATSVDLVSGEEYLLKRGSMRRAVAASCAIPGILEPVTLDGRMLVDGGWLNAVPVAPAREMGAKFVIAVDTSRDIGEPEPLDNGLDIVFRSDSITRYALANCQVGHADIVLAPGTGGIHWADFSQAEASIASGREEVRARAGEIKRAIRKRRLRSLLGGRANR